From Selenomonas sp. AB3002, one genomic window encodes:
- the purN gene encoding phosphoribosylglycinamide formyltransferase yields MAEKEKLGVLCSGRGTDLQSIIDAIGRGEVEAEVAVVLADKPEAFALERARKAGIKAVCVNRKHYEGREPFEEALIKELEEAGVTLVVLAGFMRILTPLFVRHFAGRIMNIHPALLPSFPGAHAHRDVLAYGVKVSGCTVHFVDEGTDSGPIIMQAAVPVLPGDTEETLGARVLEQEHIIYPKCVQLYCEGRLKVEGRHVHIIEGEKA; encoded by the coding sequence GTGGCTGAGAAGGAAAAACTGGGAGTCCTCTGCTCAGGCCGGGGCACGGACCTGCAGTCCATCATTGATGCCATCGGCCGCGGAGAGGTAGAGGCAGAGGTTGCCGTTGTCCTTGCAGACAAGCCTGAGGCCTTTGCGCTGGAAAGGGCCAGGAAGGCCGGCATCAAGGCGGTATGTGTGAATCGCAAGCATTACGAGGGGCGGGAGCCTTTTGAGGAAGCTCTCATCAAGGAGTTGGAGGAAGCCGGAGTCACCCTGGTGGTGCTGGCAGGCTTCATGCGCATCCTGACGCCGCTTTTTGTCAGGCATTTTGCAGGGCGCATCATGAACATACACCCTGCACTCCTGCCAAGTTTCCCGGGGGCCCATGCCCACAGGGATGTGCTGGCCTACGGCGTGAAGGTCAGCGGCTGCACGGTGCACTTTGTGGATGAGGGGACGGATTCGGGTCCCATCATCATGCAGGCCGCTGTGCCGGTGCTGCCGGGGGATACGGAAGAAACTCTGGGGGCACGGGTGCTGGAACAGGAACATATCATCTACCCCAAATGCGTACAGCTTTACTGCGAAGGCAGGCTCAAGGTTGAAGGTCGTCATGTGCATATCATAGAAGGAGAAAAGGCTTAA
- the purD gene encoding phosphoribosylamine--glycine ligase, which yields MNILVIGGGGREHTLAWKLAQSPRVEQIFAIPGNPGMAKVAQCVEGISLDNNEMIVAFAQQAAIDMAVVGPEAPLTRGLVDALEEAGIPAFGPSQAAAELEGSKSFAKAMMEKYHIPTAKFKVFTKAEEARDYVKDQGAPIVIKADGLAAGKGVVVAQTVEEAISAVNNIMEGNSFGNAGSRVVIEECMVGEEASLLAFTDGETIVPMISSQDHKRAYDGDKGPNTGGMGTYAPAPVMTPDMVEIAVEKVLKPIIAGMKAEGRPYKGCLYAGLMITAEGPKVVEFNARFGDPETQVVLPLLKSDLAEIMLACCEGKLDQQEIQWSDGAAVCIVLASGGYPGSYMKGAPIHGLEEAEAAGTMVFHAGTAEKDGKIVTSGGRVLGVVAEAENIKAAVDKAYAGVEKIHFQGVQYRKDIAHRALERMQG from the coding sequence ATGAATATCCTGGTAATCGGCGGCGGCGGCCGTGAGCACACCCTGGCCTGGAAACTTGCCCAGAGCCCCAGGGTGGAGCAGATTTTCGCTATCCCCGGCAATCCTGGCATGGCGAAGGTAGCCCAGTGCGTAGAGGGCATTTCCCTGGACAACAACGAGATGATCGTGGCCTTTGCCCAGCAGGCAGCTATTGACATGGCAGTGGTAGGGCCGGAGGCGCCACTTACCCGTGGCCTGGTGGATGCTCTGGAGGAAGCTGGCATTCCCGCCTTTGGCCCCAGTCAGGCAGCGGCAGAGCTGGAGGGTTCCAAATCCTTTGCCAAGGCCATGATGGAAAAATATCACATTCCCACGGCCAAATTCAAGGTCTTCACCAAGGCCGAGGAAGCCCGTGACTATGTGAAGGATCAGGGGGCTCCCATTGTCATCAAGGCAGACGGTTTGGCAGCCGGAAAGGGGGTAGTGGTAGCCCAGACGGTGGAGGAAGCTATTTCCGCCGTCAACAATATCATGGAAGGAAATTCCTTCGGCAATGCAGGCAGCCGCGTGGTCATTGAGGAGTGCATGGTGGGAGAGGAAGCTTCGCTGCTGGCCTTCACAGACGGCGAGACCATCGTCCCCATGATCAGCTCCCAGGACCACAAGCGGGCCTATGACGGGGACAAGGGCCCCAACACAGGCGGTATGGGCACCTATGCTCCCGCACCGGTCATGACTCCTGACATGGTGGAGATTGCTGTTGAGAAGGTGCTGAAGCCCATCATCGCAGGCATGAAGGCCGAGGGTCGTCCCTACAAGGGCTGCCTCTATGCCGGCCTGATGATTACGGCAGAAGGTCCCAAGGTGGTGGAGTTCAACGCCCGTTTTGGCGACCCGGAGACCCAGGTGGTGCTGCCGCTCTTGAAGAGCGATCTGGCGGAAATCATGCTGGCCTGCTGCGAGGGAAAACTGGACCAGCAGGAAATCCAGTGGTCCGACGGGGCGGCTGTCTGCATAGTGCTGGCTTCCGGCGGCTATCCCGGCAGCTATATGAAGGGTGCGCCTATCCATGGCCTGGAGGAAGCTGAAGCGGCAGGCACCATGGTTTTCCATGCCGGTACGGCAGAAAAAGACGGCAAGATTGTCACCAGCGGCGGCCGTGTGCTGGGCGTGGTGGCAGAGGCTGAGAATATCAAGGCAGCTGTGGATAAGGCTTATGCAGGAGTGGAGAAGATCCATTTCCAGGGTGTGCAGTACCGCAAAGATATCGCCCACAGGGCCCTGGAAAGAATGCAGGGGTGA